The following are encoded in a window of Rhodobacter sp. 24-YEA-8 genomic DNA:
- a CDS encoding sugar transferase — protein MADGALSTSCKTSAERTPIPLAGATRHGFYRSYGKRFLDFFLALFLIPVVVPVLVVLALLIGRSPFYSQTRIGKDGRTFRMWKLRSMVRDADTALAACLARDPKLRREWDLNQKLDQDPRITRIGRLIRKTSFDELPQLWNVLRGNMSIVGPRPMMLDQKDLYPGQAYYRLRPGLTGPWQVSDRNAVSFRARAQFDEDYEHHLSFRGDCGLILKTIRVVLRATGK, from the coding sequence ATGGCCGACGGAGCCCTGTCGACATCCTGTAAGACCTCCGCTGAACGGACCCCGATTCCATTAGCAGGCGCCACCAGGCATGGCTTTTACCGTTCTTACGGCAAACGCTTTCTGGATTTTTTTCTGGCCCTGTTCCTCATCCCTGTTGTAGTGCCGGTGCTGGTTGTGCTTGCGCTGCTTATCGGCAGATCCCCCTTCTACAGCCAGACCAGAATTGGCAAAGACGGCCGGACCTTCCGCATGTGGAAGCTGCGCTCGATGGTGCGGGATGCCGATACGGCCCTTGCCGCCTGTCTCGCCCGGGATCCGAAGCTCCGGCGCGAATGGGATCTCAATCAGAAGCTGGATCAGGACCCCCGCATCACCCGGATCGGCCGCCTGATCCGCAAGACTTCGTTTGATGAATTGCCACAGCTCTGGAATGTGCTGCGTGGCAATATGAGCATTGTCGGCCCGCGCCCGATGATGCTGGATCAGAAAGACCTCTATCCGGGCCAGGCCTATTACCGGTTGCGTCCCGGCCTGACCGGCCCCTGGCAGGTCTCGGACCGCAATGCTGTCTCTTTCCGGGCAAGGGCGCAATTCGACGAAGATTACGAGCATCACCTGAGTTTTCGGGGTGACTGCGGCCTTATCCTGAAAACCATCAGGGTCGTGCTGCGCGCGACCGGGAAATAA
- a CDS encoding WcaI family glycosyltransferase has protein sequence MKLLILGINFAPEMISTGIYTTGLAEVMAEAGDQVSVVTAQPYYPDWKVFPGHSRFFWSRGELPSGVRYIRCPHYVPAKPSGAKRIMHHASFALTAFPVLAWKTLIGRPDMVLVIAPALLPAPFAWALARLSGAKCWLHVQDFEVEAAFATGLLKPTSFAGRLAQKFDRWIHRRFDKVSTISGPMLRKLSEKGLPPGRIFELRNWARLDDVTPLTSPSPYREEFGIIEEHVLLYSGNIANKQGLEILPDVARRLAHRKDLRFVICGQGPFLDELKALSEGLDNISFFPLQPLDRLGDLLGLASLHLLPQIAGVSESVLPSKLTNMLASGRPVLATAEPGTALADEIAECGSVTPPGDAAALAEAISALLDNPRQREACGLAARARALEHWDNKRILERFRIAAHDLTGQPRPIAPPVAKATEAPLINRTRQT, from the coding sequence ATGAAGCTGCTGATACTGGGTATAAACTTCGCTCCCGAGATGATTTCGACGGGGATCTATACGACGGGCCTTGCCGAGGTCATGGCCGAGGCTGGCGATCAGGTCAGCGTGGTCACGGCCCAGCCCTATTATCCGGACTGGAAAGTGTTTCCCGGCCATTCGCGCTTTTTCTGGAGCCGTGGGGAATTGCCCTCGGGGGTCCGCTATATCCGCTGCCCGCATTATGTGCCGGCAAAGCCCAGTGGCGCGAAGCGCATCATGCATCATGCTAGCTTCGCCCTGACCGCTTTCCCGGTTCTGGCCTGGAAAACCCTGATCGGGCGCCCCGATATGGTTCTGGTAATCGCGCCGGCGCTGCTGCCCGCGCCCTTTGCCTGGGCGCTGGCGAGGCTTTCGGGGGCGAAATGCTGGCTGCATGTCCAGGATTTCGAGGTCGAGGCCGCCTTTGCCACCGGCCTTCTGAAACCTACAAGCTTTGCCGGCCGCCTTGCGCAGAAATTCGACCGCTGGATCCATCGGCGCTTTGACAAGGTCAGCACGATCTCGGGCCCGATGCTGCGCAAATTGTCGGAAAAAGGTCTGCCGCCCGGCCGCATTTTCGAGCTGCGTAACTGGGCCAGGCTTGATGATGTCACGCCCCTGACAAGCCCTTCGCCCTACCGCGAAGAATTTGGTATCATCGAAGAGCATGTGCTGCTTTATTCCGGCAATATCGCCAATAAACAGGGTCTTGAGATCCTTCCCGATGTGGCGCGCCGGCTTGCCCATCGCAAGGATCTGCGCTTTGTGATCTGCGGCCAGGGGCCTTTCCTTGACGAGTTGAAAGCGCTCTCCGAAGGGCTCGACAATATCTCCTTCTTCCCGCTGCAACCGCTGGACCGGCTGGGGGATCTGCTTGGCCTCGCCAGCCTTCATCTCCTGCCCCAGATCGCCGGGGTGTCGGAATCGGTGCTGCCGTCGAAGCTGACGAATATGCTGGCCTCGGGCCGCCCAGTTCTGGCCACCGCCGAGCCGGGCACCGCGCTGGCCGATGAGATCGCAGAATGCGGCAGTGTCACGCCGCCCGGCGATGCGGCAGCACTGGCAGAGGCGATTTCCGCGCTGCTCGACAACCCCCGGCAGCGCGAGGCCTGCGGGCTCGCCGCCCGGGCCCGCGCTCTGGAACATTGGGACAATAAGCGCATTCTCGAGCGCTTCCGCATTGCCGCCCATGACCTGACCGGCCAGCCCCGACCCATTGCACCTCCTGTCGCCAAAGCGACGGAAGCCCCTCTGATCAACAGAACGAGACAGACATGA
- the gmd gene encoding GDP-mannose 4,6-dehydratase — protein sequence MKKALITGITGQDGSYLAEFLLEKGYEVHGIKRRASSFNTQRVDHIYQDPHVSNAHFRLHYGDLTDSSNLTRIMQEVQPDEVYNLGAQSHVAVSFEAPEYTADVDGIGTLRLLEAIRFLGLEQKTRFYQASTSELYGLVQETPQRETTPFWPRSPYAVAKLYAYWITVNYREAYGIYACNGILFNHESPRRGETFVTRKITRGLANIAQGLESCLFMGNIDSLRDWGHAKDYVRMQWMMLQQDSPEDFVIATGVQYSVRQFITWSAQELGIELAFTGEGVNEIATVVSVSGDNAPAVKPGDVVMRIDPRYFRPAEVETLLGDPAKAKEKLGWVPEITVQEMCSEMVSEDLKVAKRHAFLKAHGHDVPVSVEA from the coding sequence ATGAAAAAGGCCCTTATCACCGGCATCACAGGCCAGGACGGCTCTTACCTCGCCGAGTTCCTGCTGGAAAAGGGCTATGAGGTGCATGGGATCAAGCGCCGTGCCTCGTCTTTCAACACGCAGCGTGTCGATCACATCTACCAGGACCCGCATGTCTCGAACGCGCATTTCCGGCTGCATTACGGCGATCTGACCGACAGTTCCAACCTGACCCGCATCATGCAGGAAGTGCAGCCCGACGAGGTCTATAATCTCGGTGCGCAATCCCATGTGGCCGTGTCTTTCGAGGCCCCCGAATATACCGCCGATGTCGACGGGATCGGCACTTTGCGTCTTCTGGAAGCGATCCGCTTCCTCGGGCTCGAGCAGAAAACCCGTTTCTACCAGGCCTCGACCTCCGAGCTTTATGGCCTGGTGCAAGAGACCCCGCAGCGCGAGACCACACCCTTCTGGCCCCGGTCTCCTTACGCTGTGGCCAAGCTCTACGCCTATTGGATCACGGTGAATTACCGCGAGGCTTACGGCATCTATGCCTGCAACGGCATCCTCTTCAACCATGAGAGCCCGCGCCGCGGCGAGACTTTTGTCACCCGCAAGATCACCCGCGGCCTCGCGAATATCGCCCAGGGGCTGGAAAGCTGCCTCTTCATGGGCAATATCGACAGCTTGCGCGACTGGGGTCATGCAAAAGACTATGTCCGCATGCAGTGGATGATGCTGCAACAGGACAGCCCGGAAGATTTCGTCATCGCCACCGGCGTGCAATATTCGGTGCGCCAGTTCATCACCTGGTCGGCGCAGGAACTGGGGATCGAACTTGCCTTCACCGGCGAGGGCGTGAACGAAATCGCCACCGTGGTCTCGGTCTCGGGCGATAATGCGCCTGCGGTCAAACCGGGCGACGTCGTCATGCGCATCGACCCGCGCTACTTCCGCCCGGCCGAGGTGGAAACCCTGCTCGGCGATCCGGCAAAGGCAAAAGAAAAACTCGGCTGGGTGCCCGAGATCACCGTCCAGGAAATGTGCTCCGAGATGGTGTCCGAAGACCTGAAAGTCGCAAAACGCCACGCCTTCCTGAAGGCCCACGGCCATGACGTGCCGGTGAGTGTGGAGGCGTAG
- a CDS encoding GDP-L-fucose synthase encodes MKYFIAGHKGMVGSAIMRKLIERKVHGDPLEIVTKTRAELDLTDQKSVRDFMHVEKPDVVIVAAAKVGGIHANDTYPAEFIYDNLIIECNLIHQAFKSGVAKLLQLGSSCIYPKFTDQPIGESALLTGKLEPTNEPYAIAKIAGIKLCESYNRQYGVDYRSVMPTNLYGPGDNYHPDNSHVVPGLLKRFHDAKQQGVDEVMIWGSGKPRREFLHVDDMAEASLFILGLEKSVYDRNTQPMLSHINVGTGIDHSILELSKIIADVVGYCGGISFDTTKPDGAMRKLMSVDRINNMGWKYKIDLKSGIRDTYEWYINQGQVRS; translated from the coding sequence ATGAAGTACTTTATTGCAGGGCATAAAGGTATGGTTGGCAGCGCAATCATGCGAAAGTTGATAGAACGAAAAGTGCACGGCGATCCCTTGGAAATAGTTACTAAAACGCGCGCCGAGTTGGATCTAACAGATCAAAAATCAGTGCGCGATTTTATGCATGTCGAAAAGCCTGATGTAGTGATTGTTGCAGCCGCAAAAGTCGGTGGCATTCACGCAAACGACACTTATCCTGCTGAATTTATCTACGATAATTTAATTATTGAGTGTAATCTAATACATCAGGCATTCAAATCCGGGGTGGCTAAGCTTCTTCAACTTGGATCCTCATGCATATACCCAAAATTCACTGATCAACCGATCGGTGAAAGTGCACTACTTACAGGCAAACTAGAGCCAACAAACGAACCATATGCGATTGCTAAAATAGCAGGGATTAAACTTTGCGAAAGTTATAACAGGCAATATGGGGTCGATTATAGATCAGTGATGCCGACTAATCTTTATGGGCCAGGAGATAACTATCACCCTGATAACTCGCACGTCGTTCCCGGGCTTCTCAAAAGATTTCATGATGCAAAGCAGCAGGGCGTGGATGAAGTGATGATCTGGGGGTCTGGAAAGCCTCGTCGTGAATTTCTTCATGTAGATGATATGGCAGAAGCGTCTCTTTTCATTTTGGGTCTGGAAAAATCTGTTTATGATCGCAACACACAGCCAATGCTTAGCCACATTAATGTTGGAACGGGGATTGATCATTCAATTCTGGAGCTTTCAAAAATAATTGCAGATGTAGTTGGCTACTGTGGCGGTATTTCCTTTGACACCACTAAGCCCGATGGAGCGATGAGGAAATTAATGAGTGTTGATAGAATTAACAATATGGGATGGAAATATAAAATAGACTTAAAGAGCGGAATTAGGGACACCTACGAATGGTATATAAATCAGGGTCAAGTCAGGTCTTGA
- a CDS encoding glycosyltransferase family 4 protein — MYHDKIMKKVIVVGPFPPPHNGAAKNTLIWAEGIKKNDVPVICIETNVKTGSAHKRSLRYHFDRAYLTFINVASILKSADSSTVVYIVPDGGFGLFYNIAYALSFKCRGVKSVWMHHRNFHNISNGGWLLKIFNRIIGTSGSHIFLTVGMESAFKRYICPKIRSVVIGNAATCDVRINEAGSGRPERDCIQVGFLSNLNYDKGFDIVVEAFKSVSKSSPEVTFAVGGEANDSDASAWLVDLRNSVGEKVNILGHISGDKKQEFYENSDILVFPTTYKLEAQPNVLMEALAAGCSVIATDHACIAETISDSHHDLIKLQARKDMVIELVAKLNEMIAQLSDPLSRRAAINANTEAFRIMKERDTRAYNDLIAAEFTAL, encoded by the coding sequence ATGTATCACGACAAGATCATGAAAAAAGTTATTGTTGTTGGCCCCTTCCCCCCGCCGCATAATGGTGCTGCAAAAAATACCCTAATATGGGCCGAAGGAATCAAAAAAAATGACGTGCCAGTCATTTGCATTGAAACCAATGTTAAGACCGGATCTGCGCATAAAAGGTCCCTTCGCTATCACTTCGATAGAGCATACCTCACCTTTATAAATGTAGCCTCTATTCTAAAGTCAGCAGACTCGTCGACCGTTGTCTATATTGTTCCGGATGGGGGGTTTGGGCTATTTTATAATATCGCATATGCCCTGTCATTTAAGTGCAGAGGCGTAAAGTCAGTATGGATGCATCATCGAAATTTTCACAATATTTCAAATGGAGGCTGGCTTTTAAAGATATTTAATAGAATTATTGGAACCTCTGGCAGTCATATATTCCTTACTGTAGGAATGGAGAGCGCTTTCAAACGCTATATTTGCCCGAAGATTAGATCTGTTGTGATCGGAAATGCTGCCACCTGCGATGTGCGAATAAATGAAGCAGGCAGCGGTCGCCCTGAAAGAGATTGTATTCAAGTTGGATTCCTTAGCAATTTGAATTATGATAAAGGATTCGACATTGTAGTTGAGGCATTCAAAAGTGTTTCTAAGAGCTCGCCGGAAGTAACTTTTGCGGTGGGAGGCGAGGCGAATGACAGTGACGCATCTGCCTGGCTAGTGGATCTAAGAAATAGTGTTGGTGAGAAAGTAAATATACTCGGGCACATCTCAGGAGATAAAAAACAGGAATTCTATGAAAATTCTGATATCTTGGTTTTTCCCACCACATACAAGCTAGAAGCACAGCCAAATGTTCTGATGGAGGCATTAGCGGCAGGCTGCTCAGTAATCGCGACAGATCATGCTTGTATCGCGGAAACTATATCTGATTCACATCACGATCTGATTAAGTTACAAGCCAGAAAAGATATGGTGATTGAACTTGTTGCGAAGCTTAATGAAATGATCGCGCAGTTGTCCGACCCTTTATCCCGGCGTGCCGCTATAAATGCGAATACGGAGGCATTCCGGATAATGAAGGAAAGGGACACCCGTGCTTACAATGATCTAATCGCTGCAGAGTTTACAGCATTATGA
- a CDS encoding polysaccharide pyruvyl transferase family protein — MKILLWGAYQQGNFGDDLMAILFAKKFSQAGHTVEVFGLQETEASLNGLVVCNDIYSGVKNADVVVLGGGAVLKEAQIARILLKAAPRKIEARYISLFRAISRYGTPVCFTSIGSDGISSFSDVAWTRRRLFTSPLMLGGTVRLMKDVEILGSKSVGAEFIPDVLIGAAHHFGHEPAKWGFQRPKILLNLHQRHASFGRSFVSYLHRHLPDAKIVISNSHLPSSGLSYEWKGDLSGELYTPYKDCLEFRDLIRTVDFVVSSKLHIGLTAMSYGIPFMSVGGRGKVRDQLHQLDLQSECYVAPDDCASVFEADFSQRAYRIKERLDQIVPSLAVISSGHFDVLDRLVLS, encoded by the coding sequence ATGAAAATACTTCTGTGGGGCGCGTACCAGCAAGGCAACTTCGGTGACGACCTAATGGCAATACTGTTTGCCAAGAAATTTTCACAAGCCGGCCATACTGTTGAGGTCTTTGGGTTGCAAGAAACGGAGGCAAGTCTAAACGGCCTTGTGGTTTGCAATGACATTTACTCTGGCGTAAAAAATGCTGATGTGGTGGTGTTGGGCGGTGGAGCAGTCCTCAAAGAGGCGCAAATTGCTCGTATTCTTCTAAAGGCGGCTCCGCGAAAGATTGAGGCTCGTTACATATCGCTTTTCAGAGCGATTTCTAGGTATGGAACGCCTGTTTGCTTCACATCAATTGGTAGCGATGGAATATCGAGCTTTTCGGATGTTGCGTGGACACGGCGCCGGCTGTTTACAAGCCCCTTGATGCTAGGCGGGACAGTTAGGTTAATGAAGGATGTCGAAATCCTCGGGAGCAAGAGTGTTGGTGCGGAATTTATTCCTGATGTTTTGATAGGGGCAGCACATCACTTTGGGCATGAGCCTGCGAAGTGGGGATTTCAGAGGCCCAAGATTTTACTTAACCTGCATCAGAGGCACGCATCTTTTGGAAGGTCATTTGTATCATATTTACATAGGCATCTTCCCGATGCGAAGATTGTCATTTCAAACTCCCATCTCCCTAGCTCTGGGCTATCTTATGAGTGGAAGGGCGATCTTTCAGGCGAGCTATATACACCTTATAAAGATTGCCTTGAATTCAGAGACTTGATCCGAACCGTTGATTTTGTAGTTTCTTCGAAGCTGCATATTGGATTAACTGCTATGTCCTACGGGATACCCTTTATGAGCGTGGGCGGCAGAGGTAAGGTCCGCGACCAGCTTCACCAGCTTGACCTGCAAAGTGAATGCTACGTCGCGCCAGATGATTGCGCGTCTGTTTTTGAGGCGGATTTTTCTCAACGCGCTTATAGAATCAAAGAAAGACTAGATCAAATCGTGCCTAGTCTGGCAGTTATTTCCTCAGGTCATTTTGATGTTCTTGACCGATTGGTGCTGAGTTGA